The stretch of DNA GCTGCCGAATCCCGGATACCAGAGTCTGAGCGGCTGGGTCGGTCAATTGTTAGAACCAGCGCTGCAGCGTTGCGGCTGTCGTCTCTGCATAAAGGCGGATGGTGGCAATACTCTCGTGGCCGAGGAACCGCTGCAGGTCGGTGATGTCCATGCCAAGCGCCAGCAGGCGGGTCGCCACCGTCTGGGCGCAGCAGATGCGGGTAGACGCATTTGGTGATCCCGGCGGCGCGTGCCACGTCCCGGACGACCTGGCCGACGCGCTGGCGGGTCAACACGTGCGGCGTCGGGCCGGAGCAGTGCTGACGGCTGGCGAACAGCGGTCACGCCCGCCGCGTGCCGATGTGTAGCCCCAGCAGTTGGGCCAGATCGCGCTGCACCGGCACCTCTCGACGCTTGCCGCCCTTGCCGTGGCGATTCGCGACTACGCGTTCGACAAGACTGACATCCTGAACCTGAGCTGCACCAGCTCGGACGCGCGGGCGCCGGTTTCCAGCAAGGCCTGCAGCATCAGGCCGGTCCGCCCACTTTGGGCGTAAGCCTGATTTAGGAACCGCAATTCCTCCTCGACGGTCAGCCGATCGACGCTGCCGAGCGGTTTTGAAGGCTGCCTTGCTTTTGAGCATAGTCGACTCCCTTGCGGACGGGGATGGCGGCGACGGCGGTCGCGGTGCGCGTGATGGAGGCGATGGTCCAGTTTGCTCTACTCTATTCGGAGTGCAAACCAGTAGCGGCCGGCGCCCTCCATGGGCCAGAGTAGGCGGGGGTCTGGCGTGCCGAACCGGCCTTCAGCTTTCCACTCCGGCGCTTGTGGAAAGCTCGCTTGCCGGCGATCCGCATCGGAGGTGCGCCATGCGCGTGAGGGTCCTGTTCCAGGTCATCGCCGATGACGGCGCCGCCGGCGATGCCATGGAGGCCGCGGTGTTCGAGAAGCAAACGGAGCGGCCGGAGGACCTTGGCCTGTCGATCGCCGAGGGCAAGGCGCTGATGGTCGCCGTCCAGCAACGAGTCGTAGACGCCCAGGTCGCGTCATGGACGGAGCGGCAGCGCTGTTGCGAGGCGTGTGGCGCCCGCCGACACAGCAAGGGCAGTTATGCCGTTGTCTTCCTCACACTCTACGGCGATGTGCAGATCGCCAGCCCGCGACTCCACCGTTGCCCGTGCCAGAGCGCGGATGGTCCGGCTACCGTGTCACCGCTGCGCAACCTGATCCCCGACTACATCACCCCGGAGCGACTCTACTTGGAGGCGCGGTGGGCATCGCTCGTGCCCTACGCTGCCGCGGCCGGCCTGCTCGCCGACATCCTGCCGATCGCGTCCGGCGCCAACGCTACCACCCTCCGCGAGCACGTCCTGCGTGTGGCCGAGCGTGCCGAGGCCGAACTCGGGGAGGAGCAGCCCAGCTTCATTGATGGCTGTCCGGCGCAGTGGCAGGAATTGCCGATCCCGGAAGGACGCATCGTGGTCGGCCTAGACGGCGGCTACATCCGCAACTGGGAAGACCGGAAGACCAATTTCGAGGTCATCGTCGGCCGGTCGGTGCCCGAAGATCGTGACGCCCGCTACGTCGGCCTGGTGCATGGCTACGACCACAAGCCGAAGCGCCGGCTATTTGAGGTGCTCAAGGGCCAGGGCCTGCAGGCAAACCAGGACGTCACCTTCCTGACGGACGGCGGCGAGGAGGTCCGTGCGCTGACCGAACTTGTCACTCCAGTGTCCGAGCACGTCCTGGATTGGTTCCATATCACCATGCGCGTGACGGTGCTGGAACAGTATGCGCGGGGCGTCGCCCGCCATGACGACGCGACGGGTGAGCGCCTGCTGGCCGAGTTGGAACGGATCAAATGGCTGCTCTGGCACGGCAACCAGCATTGTGCTCAAGAGGCGATCGGGATCTTCGAGGATGACGTGGACGGCTTGGAGGTCGACTACCCGAACCTGCGCAAGTTTGCCCGCACAGCACACGAGTTCGCCGTCTACATCACGACGAACACGGGCAGCCTGATCAACTATGGCGAGCGGTTCCGGGCCGGCGAACGAATCTCCTCGTGCCTGGCGGAAGCCACGGTGAACGCTGTCATCAGCAAGCGCTTCGCCAAGCGCCAGCAGATGCAGTGGACGAAGCGCGGCGCGCACCTGCTGCTACAGACCCGAACGCGCGCGCTCGATGGCACGCTCCGGCCTCTCTTCGAGAAGTGGTATCCCCGCTTGGCGAACGACACCGCGGCTGGCACCGCTCAGGCCGCCGCAGCGTGAATACCCCACAGGTCCTGATGCTCCCGTCTGGCGGCATGCTCCCCAGGATTCAAGCCGTGAACAGCGGTGATGTTCCATCCAAAAACGGGGGTCCGCCTGCGAAGAAACGAATGCGAGGCGGCCACTAAGCCGGGACCGATCATGCTGTTGGCGGCCGCGTGACAACGCCCTTTAGAATGAAGCGACCGGCCTGACCAAGCTGACTTGCGAGCTCGCGCAGGCTCATTGTTTGCTGCCCATGTCGTAACCGGTCCAACTGGACGAGCTTGGCTTCCTCCAATTCGAGCGCAAGGCGGGCCCAAAGCGCGTCGAGATTGTAAGGTTTGCCGTCAGGTGGCATCGCTATCGGCACGATAGAATCGATCGAAAGATCCAGCGTTCGCGCGACGGCTTCCACGGCGTCGCGCATCGCTCGTGCTTTTGACGTGGCGGGCACAGCGATGTCGTAAGGCGGCGCCCATTCGGCGGCAGGACGTAGCTCGTCAACGTGGGTAAGCGCGAGCAGGATCGGCGGTGGCCGCCGGGCCGGGTGCGCCGCAGCCCACGCGCGCAGGGCGTCGAGAATCTTCCGATCGGGCCCACGTGCCGGCTGAACCGCGGACGCGACCCAAAGAATGAGGTCGGCTCTTTCGACTTGCGACAGCACGTCCGGCTCGAGCCGGTCGCACAGACCGGGCATATCGACGACGGACACCGCCGGCTGCCCCTCCGCTTCGAGCAAGTACTCCGCGACGCGCGCCGTTGTCGGTACTGGACTGACGGCGCTGCGCGACTCCTGTGCCAGCGCGTTCACAAGGCTTGACTTGCCAGCACTCACCTGGCCGATCAGCACGATCCGCACCGGCGCGATCGGTCCTTCGACAGCGGCCAAATCGCGCGCTCGTGCGGCGCGCAGTTCGGCATCTGACAGTTTCAGCCTGCCGGAATACAACTCGATTGCCGCGCGACCGATCTCGAGTACCAATAGGCGTGTCGCAAACGCGCGCACCCGATACGATAGCACAGTAACGGCTTTATCGACCAACGCGCCGCTGGCCTCCTGGCCGGCCGCCCGTACAGGATTGAGGACGGCGCGCACCGCGCGCCAAAGCACGGAACTGGCGTGCCAGCCGGTCCAGGCCAGCGCCCCGTAGCGCTCGTGCTGCCGGTGGATCCAAATCAAGTGACTTAGCCGCAGCGCCCGCACGCCAGGAATCTGAGTCAGCGCTTCACGGCGGACGTCGCGCGACACCCGCTCGGCAAGCAGGAGGACTTCTGGCAAGCTGAATTGTGCCCAGGCATCCTGCGCTTGCGGATGGAAGTGGCGCGCAACCGCCTCGACAGTCGCCTGTGCGCTCGCGAGCAGCGGCGCGATGTCAAGTAGTGAAAACGGCGCCGTAGCGTCGGCGATCGCCAGCACGTCCGACCAGGCATCCCGCTCGCGCACGTGCCAATCGGCCAAAGGCTGTGCGACCTCGCCGAGCGCGAGTCGCGCTTCTGCATTAGCGCGCCGGCGGACGAACCAGGACAACGGCCAGGTCAGCAGGCCGAGAATAAAGGCGCCAAGCGCCCACCGCCAAAAGTGATCACTTTGCCATAGCCAAACCATGCCCAGTACGAGCAGCGACAGCCACGGCAGAACTATTGCCAAGATGAGCAGCGCCTCGGGCCAATAATGTCGGAAGGCCCCGATCCTCTTCATGCGCGTTGTCCCAACGATGCCGTGCGGCCTTTTGCTCGCCGCAGGCCGCTAGCCAGACCGTCTACAAAGGCGCGGCGTACCTCCTCGCGCGGCGCGATCAAGCCGCGATGGCGGTAGCCAAGCCACACGCAGGCAGCCTCTCCGATTGCCACCGTCACGCCGAACGCGGCCGCAGCGTTCAAGGCGCCGGCTGCCACCGAGCCTACCACTGGAACGAGCTTCGACATCTCGCGCAGGCCATAGCGCAGCAGCCACCATGACAGGGCGCCGCTGCCGACGGCGCCGCTGAATTGTGCGAACGCAGCGGGCGTCCAGGATTCACCGTAGCGGCTGGCAAGCGTGCGCAGCATGACAGCGATCACGCCGGCGAGCCCGCCAACGCCGACAAGTGGCACGGGCAACGATCCCGCGCCAGCCGCGGCTGCACCGCAGGCGTAGATCAATGGGCGGCCCCGGGCGCGGATGCGGTCGCTTTCCACATTCGCGCGCGCGGCGTGCAGTGCCGCGAGAGCGGTGGCGCCGGCCTGCTCGAGCGCCCCCCACAGCATGCCCAGTCCGAACTCCCGAGGCACGAAGCCGTCTTCCGGCTCGGTATAATCGAGCGGCACGAAACCCGGCGGCGCGCCGGATAACCCTTCAAACCGTTCACGTTGATATGCGAGAGCCTGGCGCAAAGCGCGCGGAACCGAACCCTGCGACTCGTCCTCTGCTCCGCCCGTGTAGGGATAGGAAGTTGGGTGCGTCATCCCTTTCGGGTAGAGCCGGTGTAGCCCGGTCTGCGCCACCACCACCGGCCACTCGCGATGGCGCCGGCGCACTTTGTATAACGCGGTCAGCACCTCATCTTGCGCCGGATCGGCAACTTGCATCACCACCAGCAGCAGATGCGACTGTTGCTCGCACCAAGCCATGTCATTGGCCGGGTCATAGTTGGGCTCGCCCAGCCCGCGCGTGTCGAGGAAGCGCAGGATTGGTAGCTCGGGTGGCACGTCGTAGAAGGCCGCGGTGCGCGTACAGGGCTCGAAGCCTTGGCCGATCTCGGCGCGCGAATCCCCGGTCAGCGCGGCTACGATCGCCGTCTTGCCGGCCCCGGTTTTGCCCAACATCCAGACCACGAGTGCACTCGCCTTCCCTCGCTCGCGTGCTTCCTTCAGGCCGGCGGTGTCCGATGCGTCCACGACAAACAACGCGCCGTGAACGCTATTCCACAGCCGGTCAAAAAACTGCACGGCTTTCAACCAAAAGGTAGAATTTACTGTCGGCGAGGGTTTCGACTTGCATATGGCACACCCAACAGATTGCAGCCGCAAGGCGTCGATCACCGCGGCCTCGGTGTACCAGTTCAGAAGCTGGCCTTCCGCGTTCCACCTTGCTCGGCCTCCTTCACTGCTGCCTTGCTACGGCTAAGCATTTGATATGGCTCAATAGGTCACGTTGCGTGCTCTGGGCGCCTGTAAACAAGCGGATGAACACGACTAGAAACTTTACATGGTCCATTGTTGACGTCGGTGCAACGCCCACGCGGACCTATGACGAAGTCGCGGCGACGCACACGATGACCGAACGGACCCGACGACGCTTCGATCTCGCTCCAAAGCGGCTTGCAGCCGATACGGCCTATGGCACCGGAAGTTCTTAGCCATTGTCCGTGTCTGCGGGCATCATCCCGCACATTTGCGTCCGGCTCCTCGGGAGGGAGATAGTTGATGGCGACATCCCGCGCCCTCTCGCGCGAAAGCGATGGCGGCGGCCCGACCCATCCCGGAATCCCCGCCCGTGATCAGGGCTTTGCGGCCGGCGAGGCGGCTCGAGCCCTTATAGCTCTCCTCACCGTGATCGGGTCGCGGTTCCATGCGGCTGACAGCTGCTTCTAAAAGGGCGGACGCGGATATTCGGTGACAGGATCATTCAAGTCGGCGACGGTTCTTTCCTGTGCGTGGGTAGGGGTCATCGCAACGGCGATACCGGCGGTCGCGGCGGCGACGACGCCTCGCCGTGAGGGACGAAGATTGCCTGAGGACATGGCGATAAGCTCCGTTTTGGCAAACGTCATTTGGCCGTCAATCGCCCAGCTCGCCATGCGGTTCCGAGGAATTCTTCGAAGCAAAGACACTGAGCGCTGAGCCGCGCCGACCGATCAATGGGCCAAGCTTTGCTGCCAGCATCTGACATCCAAGTTGACATCGTTCTCTTGCAACGCGGTTTCCCAGCTATCCGCTCGTGGTGATGGAAGAACTGGATCCGGCGATTATCGACCCATTCATGAATGACTTCGACCGCCAAAAGAAATTCCGGAGCATTCTATACGAGCTCGACAACGAAATCGCTAGTTTGGTTTGTCAGCAACGAGTTTTTTAGGAACTGCGTTTCGCGCGTGAACTTCAACCCCGGAGCAAACTGATGTCAAACGAGAGCCTGATCGTGGTATTGATTGTCGGCCTCGTCGCCGGCTGGCTGGCCGGTCAGATCGTGCGGGGAACGGGGTTTGGGCTCATTGGCGATCTTGTGGTCGGGATAATCGGCGCCTTTATCGGGGACTGGCTGCTACCCAACTCCGCATTCACCTGGGCACCGGGATCGTCTCCGCGATCATTAACGCCACGCTCGGCGCCATGCCGCAACGGAGATTGCGAGCTGGCTTAGCCGGCATCCTGAGGTCGAAATCATCAGCCCGACGCATTGCTGTGAACTCCGGCGAGGCGCTCTTCAGGGCCCGGGTTGCTGAACTCGTTCAGCTTTTTGGCCACGTCGCTTACGCTTGGCGCGCTAGATCTCTGCCAGAAGGATTGATGGCTGGATCGCGCCGACGATGCTCTCGGTGATCCGGTCCTGGAGATCAAAGATGTCTTCGATGCTGCCGTCGTATCGGTCGGACCAGATGTGGTTGCCAGTCGTTGCGTCGGTCTTATGTTCAACTGCACATAAGACCGAATATGTTGCGTTGCGGGTTATGTTGCGGCGTGGGCCGCAGGGCCATCCAGCGCGGCTTGCGGGGTAGCCGCCAGTCAACATAATTTCCCGACGGCATGCTGTCGGCATGATCGGAGCTCCATCGATACGGAGGCACGATCATGTTTGACGAACTTCTTCGCCATTCCCGCATTCATCATTAAATACCAGACCGCGCCGCTTGCCGAACCGCGAGCGCGTTATCTGCACCATCTCAAGGGGCTCGGCACTTGTCGAACCACCCTGCGCAAGAGCGCCAACGACCAACTCAGCCTGGTCCTGCTTCTGGATCTGCGGGAAGGTGACAGGGTCAGCATTCCCCGGATCGAGGCTGCCGCTGCGATCTGGTCCCAGCCGAAAGGACGCAGATGTAACCGGGCGGCATCTCCCAAGGCCCGCAAGCGGTTCGTCAGCTGCGGGATCCAGTGGCTGCGCTTTCTGGGCTGGCTCGATGAACCCGAAGAATACCGCCATCTGTATCACGCCGAGGTCGAGACCTTTGAGGGGTCGCTGCGCACGGACCGCGGCCTGTCTGACGCAACGGTGCAAAGCTACCGCGTGGGGTTGAGGCGCGAGGATGTCCTGCGCCTGCTAGCCTCCGTTCAGGAAGATCGTCCGGTCGACAAGCGCGACCGGA from Rhizobiales bacterium GAS188 encodes:
- a CDS encoding Uncharacterized conserved protein, DUF697 family gives rise to the protein MIDALRLQSVGCAICKSKPSPTVNSTFWLKAVQFFDRLWNSVHGALFVVDASDTAGLKEARERGKASALVVWMLGKTGAGKTAIVAALTGDSRAEIGQGFEPCTRTAAFYDVPPELPILRFLDTRGLGEPNYDPANDMAWCEQQSHLLLVVMQVADPAQDEVLTALYKVRRRHREWPVVVAQTGLHRLYPKGMTHPTSYPYTGGAEDESQGSVPRALRQALAYQRERFEGLSGAPPGFVPLDYTEPEDGFVPREFGLGMLWGALEQAGATALAALHAARANVESDRIRARGRPLIYACGAAAAGAGSLPVPLVGVGGLAGVIAVMLRTLASRYGESWTPAAFAQFSGAVGSGALSWWLLRYGLREMSKLVPVVGSVAAGALNAAAAFGVTVAIGEAACVWLGYRHRGLIAPREEVRRAFVDGLASGLRRAKGRTASLGQRA
- a CDS encoding Phage integrase family protein, with the translated sequence MTNFFAIPAFIIKYQTAPLAEPRARYLHHLKGLGTCRTTLRKSANDQLSLVLLLDLREGDRVSIPRIEAAAAIWSQPKGRRCNRAASPKARKRFVSCGIQWLRFLGWLDEPEEYRHLYHAEVETFEGSLRTDRGLSDATVQSYRVGLRREDVLRLLASVQEDRPVDKRDRTILMLFIAYGLRAGEVGGLRLDDFDWENGMVRVRCPKPGRTHFWPLSQGLGHAILRYIREARPSGFGRSLFFTSHAPIRPLASRTLGKMVRDRLAGIGIVSGRRGPHALRHAAAQHLLDRFWIGGVCLILCGAWNFTFTKDH